TCAACAGGATGAATGGAAAAGTATAAACCTAGAGATTCTTTTTCAAATCTAAGTTTTTCTTCAATTTTAAATGGCTCTACTTCAATATACTTTGGCTTTAGATTAAATTCTTCTTCCAAAAAGAGATCAAATTGACTTTCATCTGATGGAGTCATTAGCTCCGCATGCTCAATGGCAACATCAAGGCTTGCAAGCAAAGTTGCACGATCAATAGTAAACTCATCCATTGCACCTGCAAAAATAAGTTGCTCCATTGTTTTTCTAGTCACAATTTTCATTGATACCCTTATACAAAAATCAAATAAGTCAGTAAAAGGTTTTTTCTTTCTTGCATGAAAGATTTCCTTAATAGCCGCTATTCCTACATTTTTTATAGATGTTAAATTATAGCGAATACTTGCACCTTCTACTAAAAATGCAAACTCACTTTTGTTTACAGAAGGTGGCAGCACCGCGAAACCTTTACGCTTCGCCTCTCGAACATATTGAGCAACTTTATCTTCATTTCCACTTACACTTGTTAATAAAGCTGTTAAAAAATGGAGAGGGTAATTTGCTTTTAAAAAGGCTAATTGGTAAGCAATCATACTATATGCAACTGCATGACTTCGGTTAAATCCATAGTTGGCAAACTTAACAATTAAATCATAAATTGAGTTTGCCACTTGTTGACTATAACCGTTTCTAGTACAGCCCGAGACAAAATGTTCCCTCTCTTGATCTAGTATATCTTTCTTTTTCTTCCCAACGGCTCTTCTTAATAAGTCTGCTTCCCCTAGAGTAAATCCTGCAATAGTAGAAGCCAATTCCATTATTTGCTCCTGATAAACTATAACACCATAGGTATTCTGCAAAATCGGTTCCAGTGAGGGGTGTAAATATGTTGTGCTTTTTCTTTTATGTTTTCTGTCAATAAAGAGTGGAATATTTTCCATCGGACCAGGTCTGTATAATGCATTTACAGCAACAATATCCTCAAGACTGCTAGGTTTAAGACGTTTTAAAACACTTCTCATCCCTTCGGATTCAAGCTGAAAAACTCCTGTTGTATCTCCCTGGGATAAAAGATCAAATGTTTTTTCGTCTTGATAGGATATGTTCGTCAAATCAACTCGTTTTCCTTCAACACGTTGTATAGATTTCATAATATTCTCGATTAAAGAAAGATTTCTTAAGCCTAAAAAATCCATTTTTAAAAGCCCGAGATCTTCTAAGTAATCCATAGAGTACTGTGTTAAGTACACATCCTGTTGCCCTTCTTGAATTGGGACAATATTTGTTAAAGGTTGATCACTTAAAACAACACCTGCTGCATGTGTAGAAGTATGCCTTGGGAGGCCTTCTAGTTTTAAAGCTGTTTCATAGATTTTTTTATTTCGTTCATTTTCAGTAATTAATTTCTGTAGTGCCTGAGATTCTTTAAATGCTTCTTGAAGGGTGATTCCCGGTCGAGATGGGATCAGCTTCGATAAGACATCTGTTTCCTTAGGTGAAGCTCCCATTACTCTCCCCACATCACGAATAGCTGCTTTGGCTGCTAACGTTCCAAAGGTAATAATTTGAGCAACATGTAATTTGCCATATTTGTTTGCTACATAAGCTATTACTTCATCACGTCTTGTATCTGGAAAGTCAATATCAATATCAGGCATCGTAATACGCTCTGGATTTAAAAACCTTTCAAAAAGTAATCTATGTTTAATTGGATCTACATCCGTAATTCGCAGCACATATGAAACAAGAGAGCCAGCAGCAGAACCTCGCCCTGGACCTGTTAATATGCCATGCTCATGAGCGTATTTCATAAAGTCCCATACAATTAAAAAATAATCAC
This genomic stretch from Metabacillus sp. B2-18 harbors:
- the dnaE gene encoding DNA polymerase III subunit alpha, with the translated sequence MPFVHLQVKSAYSLLSSAARLDKLVNKAKECKFNAIALTDFHVMYGAVAFYKLCQENGIKPILGMTVTIIDEQHETDMTAVLLAENNEGYQNLLKISSALQTKSPEGLPDRWLKSYHSGLIAIIPGQMFMESFEKEQFDQAIVLLKKYQTLFGENSIYLGTQRVSLEDESLHKYLLNISSEVNIPMVATNNVSYIEKEDYLAQQCLIALKRGEKLSDFHVDQKGTHENYLKPAAEMVSLFEEFPDALENTLKIAARCKVNLNLGVTHLPKYPAPKNQNADEYLEELCFKGLNTRFENPDSIYLQRLSYELDVIKRMNFSDYFLIVWDFMKYAHEHGILTGPGRGSAAGSLVSYVLRITDVDPIKHRLLFERFLNPERITMPDIDIDFPDTRRDEVIAYVANKYGKLHVAQIITFGTLAAKAAIRDVGRVMGASPKETDVLSKLIPSRPGITLQEAFKESQALQKLITENERNKKIYETALKLEGLPRHTSTHAAGVVLSDQPLTNIVPIQEGQQDVYLTQYSMDYLEDLGLLKMDFLGLRNLSLIENIMKSIQRVEGKRVDLTNISYQDEKTFDLLSQGDTTGVFQLESEGMRSVLKRLKPSSLEDIVAVNALYRPGPMENIPLFIDRKHKRKSTTYLHPSLEPILQNTYGVIVYQEQIMELASTIAGFTLGEADLLRRAVGKKKKDILDQEREHFVSGCTRNGYSQQVANSIYDLIVKFANYGFNRSHAVAYSMIAYQLAFLKANYPLHFLTALLTSVSGNEDKVAQYVREAKRKGFAVLPPSVNKSEFAFLVEGASIRYNLTSIKNVGIAAIKEIFHARKKKPFTDLFDFCIRVSMKIVTRKTMEQLIFAGAMDEFTIDRATLLASLDVAIEHAELMTPSDESQFDLFLEEEFNLKPKYIEVEPFKIEEKLRFEKESLGLYFSIHPVEMYRSNLQGVRAVTIDDLSSNVDRKVSIGALVANVRTIRTKKGEVMAFLLLGDETGDIDAVLFPQTYSKFGEKVRDGMIFYLEGKVERRQDKLQFIVQQIKELEHLPAVSKHAKLFVKIEKQFSDQQKLLDVKKILSRFNGSIPVYLYYEHDKRTIQLPEEFSVSATEECLTDLMNLLGQNNVVLKQE